A stretch of the Macaca mulatta isolate MMU2019108-1 chromosome 16, T2T-MMU8v2.0, whole genome shotgun sequence genome encodes the following:
- the LOC100428007 gene encoding LOW QUALITY PROTEIN: uncharacterized protein LOC100428007 (The sequence of the model RefSeq protein was modified relative to this genomic sequence to represent the inferred CDS: inserted 1 base in 1 codon; deleted 3 bases in 2 codons; substituted 1 base at 1 genomic stop codon) yields MRRLCFPEPSNVLGPAAVLSFCQCIHTVHSLISCQDPWDYGTSRAAFSGHCPHMWAPVASRPLALGHLGGWGGGGVGISLIQAPHAXPWGLSALQVPRVPPCPSSASHEWAQGWVRGPQKLPXCTSPACHSSSKVTKTSASVLTGPGAPGRCPVSLVTWVGSFLSAPFHTAGGEENHIQIRGGSGAGLSIRTQPPHFCV; encoded by the exons ATGAGGCGCCTGTGCTTCCCCGAGCCCTCGAATGTTCTGGGGCCAGCGGCTGTGCTCAGCTTCTGCCAGTGCATCCACACGGTCCATTCCCTCATCTCATGTCAGGACCCCTGGGATTACGGGACCAGCAGAGCTGCCTTCTCTGGCCACTGCCCGCACATGTGGGCCCCTGTGGCATCTAGGCCACTTGCTCTGGGGCAT ttggggggctggggagggggtggggttgGCATCAGCTTGATCCAGGCTCCTCATGCCTGACCCTGGGGTCTGTCTGCACTC CAAGTGCCAAGAGTGCCTCCCTGCCCCTCATCTGCCTCCCACGAGTGGGCCCAGGGCTGGGTGAGGGGTCCCCAGAAGCTGC TGTGCACCTCACCAGCCTGTCACTCTTCTTCTAAAGTAACAAAAACAAGTGCCTCAGTTCTCACGGGGCCTGGGGCCCCGGGTCGCTGTCCTGTCTCTCTCGTTACCTGGGTCGGCTCCTTCCTCTCAGCCCCCTTTCATACGGCAGGAGGGGAGGAGAACCACATCCAGATCCGTGGGGGCAGTGGGGCCGGGCTGAGCATCAGGACACAGCCTCCCCATTTCTGTGTGTAA